In a genomic window of Lepisosteus oculatus isolate fLepOcu1 chromosome 3, fLepOcu1.hap2, whole genome shotgun sequence:
- the LOC102695966 gene encoding integrin alpha-X-like: protein MTSPRIKRSLWTLAVPLFYTHLCCCFNLDSQQPLVFHGEAAAHFGHRVCQFGQAGNESVVVSAPLQANRTGHVYSCRFGTGQCERISLPGDAGIAMGLTLACDNKQLAVCGPQLQHDCDPIPYLNGFCVLLGPGFAVKETLRPAFQECRDSGLDAVILFDDSQSISDTDFQTMIQFIKDVLRNFTDPKSQVAVAQYSTNIRTVFSFNTFVSNRNPNSLLRNVPHTQGQTHTPSAIKYVLDNVFTKEQGMRQESKKLLVVITDGKSNDPKEKFENVIPLAESRGIIRYAIGVGKQISQQELKTIASSPKDVFEVNSFEALNSILKQLGEKIFAIEGTNKKSNFTSFQLELSQGGFSAAVTEESILFGAVGSFDWSGGFVEIRGGDLHGTFINASSREPEFADSYLGYALAVAQLAEGRVYFAGAPRHTHRGTVLGFKKGRSAWAVAWRLNGTQLGSYFGAELCVLDVTGDGRTDLLLIGAPLFHEPGTGGEVTVCTIASEGFPNCSTSLRGSPGNEHGRFGTAIAATPDLDGDGIPDLAVGAPHEDERGGSLYIFLGHRRGVHTQHSQKVQGASVRSGLQFFGQSVHSAGDLSWDGLADVAVGARGAAVVLRSQPVINVSVAMTFTPKAITENNFHCARPIMSSTQPATIATVCIAITAVHAGKLSSGLSARVNVSIRLEPQAKTSRLLFVPGDPTTHWTGTVNDSACYNISIIVPACISDYSPVPLSGNFTVEGERMKVTDGLRPILTPRCLTTFADQVLLEQVCGEDQVCVSDLGVTINFTSPMVIASPRYTVIVQVAITNLGEDAYGTEMALIYHSALSFTKASVTQSTWRSSLSCSGDDRQVNSTVVRRASCQVSASVLKERAKVTLQAFFTVSHPELLEDHLQLNVSVQSKNENLTLEDNFDSSTVPVLLPVDIVVEDADSTYNIIFLETSQTSSNMEHSYKVKNVGDVDLPVDMTFVVPVELRSGFVWNVSAPADKDCIRLGDLHPTPEQSLNDNRTTSLEKFCNGTLCLHFGCKIDRLTRNQEVTFTFLGNIIRNPESQKNGVQVTTESWSFLSFDERKYIQFPSSSVNRFSVNTVLEVPRQDSLVGIIVGSVIGGLVILIIISLAMAKMGFFKKPETEQNDDKTETKELEMEKETEL, encoded by the exons ATGACATCTCCGAGGATTAAGCGCTCCTTATGGACCTTGGCGGTTCCCCTGTTCT ACACccacctgtgctgctgtttcaaCCTGGACTCCCAGCAGCCCCTCGTCTTCCACGGAGAGGCCGCGGCACACTTCGGGCACCGGGTGTGCCAGTTTGGGCAGGCTGGCAATGAGAG TGTTGTGGTCAGCGCACCCCTGCAGGCTAACAGAACAGGACATGTGTACAGCTGTCGTTTCGGGACCGGGCAGTGCGAACGGATATCCCTACCAG GGGATGCTGGGATAGCGATGGGACTGACCCTTGCCTGTGACAACAAGCAACTGGCG GTGTGTGGCCCTCAACTCCAGCATGACTGCGACCCCATCCCCTACCTCAATGGGTTCTGTGTGCTGCTGGGACCGGGCTTCGCAGTGAAGGAGACACTGAGACCTGCTTTCCAAG AATGCCGGGATTCTGGACTGGATGCAGTGATCCTCTTTGATGACTCCCAAAGCATCTCCGACACAGACTTCCAAACCATGATCCAGTTCATCAAGGACGTCCTCCGAAATTTCACCGACCCCAAATCACAG GTGGCCGTAGCTCAGTACTCCACCAATATAAGGACTGTGTTCAGCTTTAACACGTTTGTGTCGAACCGGAACCCAAACTCCCTGTTGAGAAACGTCCCTCACACGCAGGGCCAGACGCACACTCCCAGCGCCATCAAGTATGTCCT AGACAATGTGTTTACCAAGGAGCAGGGCATGCGCCAGGAGTCCAAGAAGCTGCTGGTGGTGATTACTGATGGGAAATCAAACGACCCCAAAGAGAAGTTTGAGAACGTCATCCCACTGGCGGAGAGCAGAGGAATCATCAGATATGCCATTGGG GTGGGCAAACAGATCTCTCAACAGGAGTTGAAAACGATCGCCTCTTCCCCTAAGGATGTCTTTGAGGTCAACAGCTTTGAGGCCCTAAACTCCATCCTGAAACAGCTGGGGGAAAAGATTTTTGCCATTGAAG GCACCAACAAGAAGTCCAACTTTACCTCTTTCCAGCTGGAGCTGTCTCAAGGCGGGTTCAGTGCAGCCGTCACAGAG GAGTCCATCCTGTTTGGGGCTGTGGGCTCCTTCGACTGGTCGGGGGGATTTGTGGAGATCCGGGGTGGAGATCTTCACGGCACGTTCATCAACGCGTCCTCCCGAGAACCAGAATTCGCAGATTCCTACCTGG GGTACGCCTTGGCCGTCGCTCAGCTAGCAGAGGGAAGAGTATACTTTGCCGGGGCACCGCGGCACACACACCGGGGCACTGTCCTGGGTTTTAAGAAAGGCCGTTCAGCCTGGGCAGTGGCATGGCGTTTGAATGGGACTCAG CTGGGTTCGTACTTCGGGGCAGAGCTGTGTGTCCTCGACGTGACCGGAGATGGACGGACTGACCTCCTGCTGATCGGGGCGCCCCTCTTCCACGAGCCAGGCACCGGGGGGGAGGTCACTGTGTGCACCATTGCTTCTGAA GGCTTCCCGAACTGCAGCACCTCCCTGAGGGGCTCGCCAGGGAATGAGCACGGACGGTTTGGGACAGCCATCGCGGCCACCCCTGACCTGGACGGCGATGGGATCCCAGACCTGGCTGTGGGGGCGCCTCATGAAGACGAGAGGGGGGGCAGCCTCTACATCTTCCTGGGGCACCGCAGGGGCgttcacacacagcacagccag AAGGTGCAGGGGGCGTCTGTCCGCTCCGGCCTGCAGTTCTTCGGTCAGTCTGTCCACTCCGCCGGCGACCTGAGCTGGGATGGACTGGCGGACGTGGCGGTCGGGGCCCGGGGGGCGGCCGTGGTCCTCAG ATCCCAGCCTGTGATAAATGTGTCAGTGGCAATGACCTTCACCCCAAAGGCCATCACTGAGAATAACTTCCACTGCGCCAGACCGATCATGTCCTCCACCCAGCCGGCCACCATAGCAACCGTGTGCATCGCCATCACTGCAGTGCATGCTGGGAAactct CCAGTGGCCTCAGTGCCCGTGTAAATGTGTCAATACGGCTAGAGCCCCAGGCCAAGACCAGCCGACTGCTCTTCGTCCCCGGAGACCCCACCACTCACTGGACTGGCACCGTAAATGACAGCGCCTGCTACAACATCAGCATCATTGTTCcg GCCTGCATATCGGACTACAGCCCAGTTCCCTTGTCGGGCAATTTCACCGTGGAGGGAGAGAGGATGAAGGTGACAGATGGACTGAGACCCATATTAACACCACGGTGCCTCACCACGTTTGCTGACCAG GTCCTCCTGGAACAGGTATGTGGAGAGGACCAGGTGTGTGTCTCCGATTTGGGAGTAACCATCAACTTCACCAG TCCTATGGTCATAGCAAGTCCAAGATATACTGTGATTGTGCAAGTAGCAATCACTAACCTTGGAGAGGATGCCTATGGCACTGAAATGGCTCTGATTTACCACTCCGCCCTGTCCTTCACCAAGGCCTCCGTCACGCAG TCAACCTGGAGGTCCAGTCTGTCCTGCTCCGGGGACGACAGGCAGGTGAACAGCACTGTGGTGAGAAGAGCCAGCTGCCAAGTTAGCGCTTCTGTCCTCAAGGAGAGAGCCAAG GTAACTCTGCAGGCCTTCTTCACGGTATCCCACCCAGAGCTCCTGGAAGACCACCTCCAGCTGAATGTATCGGTCCAGAG taaaaatgaaaatttgacCTTAGAAGACAATTTTGACAGCTCTACAGTCCCTGTCTTGCTACCAGTCGACATCGTAGTAGAAGA TGCTGACTCAACTTACAACATCATCTTTCTCGAGACGTCCCAGACCAGCAGTAACATGGAGCATTCATACAAG GTGAAGAATGTGGGTGATGTTGACCTGCCTGTAGATATGACCTTCGTAGTCCCAGTGGAGTTGAGATCGGGGTTCGTGTGGAATGTGTCAGCTCCTGCT GACAAGGATTGCATCAGACTAGGAGACCTTCATCCAACCCCCGAACAGTCCTTGAATGACAATAGAACCACTTCATTAGAGAAG TTCTGCAACGGAACCCTCTGCCTCCACTTTGGCTGCAAAATTGACCGGCTGACCAGGAATCAAGAAGTAACCTTCACGTTTTTAGGGAATATCATCCGAAACCCTGAG TCACAGAAGAATGGTGTGCAGGTTACAACTGAAAGCTGGAGCTTCCTATCCTTTGATGAGCGCAAATACATCCAGTTCCCATCAAGTAGTGTTAATCGATTTTCC GTTAACACTGTTCTGGAGGTGCCAAGGCAAGACAGTCTGGTGGGCATTATTGTGGGCAGTGTTATAGGTGGCCTGGTCATCCTCATCATCATCTCATTGGCAATGGCCAAG ATGGGCTTCTTCAAGAAGCCAGAGACAGAACAGAATGACGACAAGACAGAAACGAAAGAGCTCGAGATGGAGAAGGAGACCGAACTCTAG